Proteins from a single region of Leuconostoc gasicomitatum LMG 18811:
- a CDS encoding ABC transporter permease subunit, whose translation MLSNVFLKTLYEERIAIIGWAIGILLAIIGVGVMFPSIKEIFGSQMAQIPKEFQGWFGENGNMMSSFKGYVATELVGNVGIMLVIQAIIFGSSLLAGDEENNVLQPLLTLPISRRSIYAQKWVALAVINLTLVIVWAIAVEIAALLVHETVGFNILFRIGIVFFLTNLALATIAYSIGAMTGKRSAGGIFIGVYAFLAYFINALAGQGDVVKTLNQLSIFKYAGYIELSSHTILFGNIVVIVMALIIFYVLGLLIFSRRDIQMN comes from the coding sequence ATGCTTAGTAATGTTTTTTTGAAAACGCTATATGAAGAACGGATCGCTATTATTGGTTGGGCAATTGGCATTTTATTAGCAATTATTGGTGTAGGTGTCATGTTTCCTTCGATTAAGGAAATTTTTGGCAGTCAGATGGCACAAATTCCAAAAGAGTTTCAAGGTTGGTTTGGTGAAAATGGTAACATGATGAGTTCATTTAAGGGTTATGTTGCTACGGAACTTGTTGGAAATGTTGGCATCATGCTAGTCATTCAGGCAATTATTTTTGGTTCGAGCTTGTTGGCAGGTGATGAAGAAAACAATGTTTTACAGCCATTGTTAACGTTGCCCATTTCTCGTCGTAGTATTTATGCCCAAAAATGGGTGGCTCTTGCGGTAATTAATTTAACTTTGGTTATTGTTTGGGCGATTGCAGTTGAAATAGCAGCGTTACTGGTTCATGAAACAGTTGGCTTTAACATTCTGTTTCGAATTGGTATAGTTTTCTTCTTAACCAATCTTGCACTGGCAACAATTGCTTATTCAATTGGTGCGATGACTGGTAAACGTTCTGCAGGTGGTATATTCATTGGTGTATATGCTTTTTTGGCTTATTTCATTAATGCCTTAGCAGGTCAAGGTGACGTTGTGAAAACGCTAAATCAGTTAAGCATTTTTAAGTATGCAGGGTATATTGAATTGAGTAGTCACACCATTCTGTTTGGAAATATAGTAGTTATTGTAATGGCTTTGATTATATTTTACGTTTTAGGTCTTTTAATTTTTAGTCGACGTGATATCCAAATGAATTAA
- a CDS encoding ABC transporter ATP-binding protein translates to MLEVKNLSKQFGRFEAVKNANFAVDRGEIVGFVGPNGAGKSTTIDMILGLTKPETGEILINSEILTQKSAAKLHQKMGFLSTDMNLDRNLTGYEALAFFAHLRGDWTPEVKNNIKKLAVEINANLNKKIKKLSRGNRQKIGLIASIMNAPELLVMDEPTSGFDPIVQSEFIRLLKAHKAQGGSALISSHNLSEIAEICDRVVFIVGGRIVDNQSMNELREKAPKREIIDLDAVLEKLVDKNPDQRLEEGE, encoded by the coding sequence ATGTTAGAAGTTAAAAATTTATCGAAACAATTTGGTCGATTCGAGGCAGTCAAGAATGCAAACTTTGCTGTTGATCGGGGAGAAATTGTTGGTTTTGTCGGACCAAATGGTGCCGGGAAATCAACCACAATTGATATGATTTTGGGCCTAACAAAACCTGAAACGGGTGAAATTTTAATCAACAGTGAAATTTTAACGCAAAAATCAGCAGCTAAACTACATCAAAAAATGGGATTTTTATCCACTGACATGAATTTAGACCGTAATTTAACAGGTTATGAAGCATTGGCATTTTTTGCTCATTTACGTGGTGATTGGACGCCAGAGGTCAAAAATAACATCAAAAAATTGGCAGTTGAAATTAATGCTAATCTCAACAAAAAAATCAAAAAATTGAGCCGAGGTAATCGACAAAAAATTGGGCTGATCGCATCAATTATGAATGCACCAGAATTGTTGGTGATGGATGAACCAACGAGTGGCTTTGATCCAATTGTCCAAAGCGAATTTATTAGATTGCTTAAAGCACATAAAGCTCAGGGTGGCTCAGCACTTATTTCATCACATAATTTAAGTGAAATTGCTGAAATTTGTGATCGCGTTGTTTTTATTGTTGGTGGCAGAATTGTTGATAATCAATCTATGAATGAACTCCGAGAAAAAGCACCGAAACGTGAAATTATCGATCTAGATGCTGTGTTAGAAAAACTAGTTGATAAAAATCCAGATCAACGTCTAGAAGAGGGTGAATAA
- the nrdD gene encoding anaerobic ribonucleoside-triphosphate reductase, which yields MNKINVATTITKRSGEKVQFRPYKIALILESLNIEGDVYEAIMSIVLSKATQPNVTTQVIYQTILTQLETLSPKAAESFQSIHIADEQAWLQATNPENKLKSLINQDDKTMHENANKDSHVFNTFRDLTAGMIGKSKGLTMMPESVAKAHLRGDIHWHDLDYTPLSPMTNCCLVDFDYMFKSGYTMGNAQVETPKSIGTATAQMAQIIANVASSQYGGTSINRADELLAPYAEMNYQKHLHNAKIYVQADKRQAYAETATKKDIYDAMQALEYEINTLASAQGQTPFTTLGFGLGTNWLEREIQKSIFKIRIKGIGPNHRTAIFPKLVFSLKRGINMNAEDVNYDIKKLAIECASKRMYPDVLNYEKIVALTGSFKAPMGCRSFLQGWQNEQGVEVNEGRMNLGVVTLNVPRIALQSQGSKSRFWEILDERLALAKQALKFKLARTKEAVPENAPILYKNGAFGKMLQDDDDVDTLFKNGRATLSLGYIGLYEVGTYFFGPNWETNQEAHDFTVEIVRRLHVACKAWEAEDGYHYSVYSTPAESLTDRFCELDKARFGAIADITDKDYYTNSFHYDVRKHPTPFEKLLFEEAYPKYTNGGFIHYCEYPNLRQNPAALEAVWDFAYDHVGYLGTNTPIDKCFKCGFEGDFKPTARGFCCPECGNHDPKTCDVVKRTCGYLGNPQARPMIHGRHVEIASRVKNMSQSEVDQKHVK from the coding sequence ATGAACAAAATTAATGTAGCAACAACAATCACAAAAAGGTCTGGGGAAAAAGTACAATTTAGACCATACAAAATCGCACTTATTCTTGAATCACTTAATATTGAGGGGGATGTTTATGAAGCAATTATGAGCATTGTGCTATCCAAAGCGACACAACCTAATGTGACGACACAAGTAATTTATCAAACTATTTTGACGCAATTAGAAACATTGTCACCAAAGGCCGCAGAGTCTTTTCAATCAATTCATATAGCAGATGAACAGGCATGGCTGCAAGCGACTAACCCAGAAAATAAACTTAAATCATTAATCAACCAAGATGATAAAACAATGCATGAAAATGCTAACAAAGATTCACATGTGTTTAATACATTTCGTGATTTAACGGCTGGTATGATTGGGAAATCTAAGGGCTTGACGATGATGCCTGAAAGTGTGGCGAAAGCGCATTTGCGAGGTGACATTCACTGGCATGATTTAGATTACACGCCTCTTAGTCCGATGACGAACTGTTGTTTGGTAGATTTTGATTATATGTTTAAATCTGGTTATACAATGGGCAATGCACAAGTTGAAACGCCAAAGTCAATTGGTACCGCAACAGCTCAAATGGCACAGATCATTGCCAATGTTGCGTCTTCGCAATATGGTGGGACATCTATTAATCGTGCAGATGAATTGTTAGCACCATATGCTGAAATGAATTACCAAAAGCATTTACATAATGCCAAAATTTATGTGCAAGCAGATAAGCGCCAAGCTTACGCAGAAACTGCTACCAAGAAAGACATCTATGATGCGATGCAGGCATTAGAGTACGAGATTAATACACTCGCCTCAGCGCAGGGTCAAACGCCTTTTACAACGCTTGGTTTTGGTTTGGGAACGAATTGGCTTGAACGAGAAATTCAAAAATCAATATTTAAGATACGTATTAAAGGCATTGGACCAAATCATAGAACCGCTATTTTCCCAAAATTAGTTTTTTCATTGAAACGCGGTATTAATATGAATGCCGAAGATGTTAACTATGATATTAAAAAGTTAGCCATTGAATGCGCTTCAAAACGGATGTATCCTGATGTATTAAATTATGAAAAAATTGTTGCACTAACTGGATCATTCAAAGCACCGATGGGCTGTCGGTCATTTTTACAAGGTTGGCAAAATGAGCAAGGCGTTGAAGTTAATGAGGGACGCATGAATTTGGGAGTTGTGACGCTCAATGTGCCACGTATTGCCTTGCAATCTCAGGGTAGTAAATCACGATTTTGGGAAATATTAGATGAGCGATTAGCCTTAGCGAAGCAGGCATTAAAATTCAAACTTGCTAGAACAAAAGAAGCAGTCCCTGAAAACGCACCAATTTTGTACAAAAATGGTGCGTTTGGCAAGATGCTACAAGATGATGATGACGTTGACACATTATTTAAAAATGGTCGTGCGACATTATCTTTGGGCTATATTGGCTTATATGAAGTCGGAACGTACTTCTTTGGCCCAAATTGGGAAACAAATCAAGAAGCCCACGATTTTACAGTTGAAATTGTGAGACGATTGCATGTTGCTTGCAAAGCGTGGGAAGCAGAAGATGGTTATCACTATTCTGTTTACTCAACGCCTGCTGAATCATTAACGGATCGTTTTTGTGAACTAGACAAAGCCCGATTTGGAGCGATTGCTGATATAACAGACAAAGATTACTATACGAATTCGTTTCATTATGATGTACGTAAGCATCCCACGCCTTTTGAAAAATTGTTATTTGAAGAAGCCTATCCAAAGTACACGAATGGCGGGTTTATTCATTATTGTGAGTACCCTAACTTACGCCAAAATCCAGCAGCACTTGAGGCAGTTTGGGATTTTGCTTATGATCATGTGGGTTATTTAGGAACCAATACGCCAATTGATAAATGTTTTAAATGTGGTTTTGAAGGCGATTTCAAACCTACAGCACGTGGATTTTGCTGTCCTGAGTGTGGCAATCATGATCCAAAAACGTGTGATGTGGTTAAAAGAACGTGCGGTTACTTAGGAAATCCACAGGCACGTCCAATGATTCATGGCCGTCATGTTGAAATTGCGTCACGTGTGAAAAACATGTCACAATCGGAGGTAGATCAAAAACATGTCAAGTAA
- the uvrC gene encoding excinuclease ABC subunit UvrC: MLANPSKHIEQKLALLPAEPGSYQMKDQNGKIIYVGKAKNLKNRVRSYFKQEHNGKTAELVQNIVDFEFIVTNSDKEAFLLENELIKKYKPYYNIRLKYGTGYPYIKITKERDPKMALVNEVKKDGGFYFGPYPNVYAAQETLRFLEKNYPLRRCNGYQGRPCLYYNMGQCLGPCWHEVSKQDYDEQIDRIKHFLDGDTTTVKKAIAEKMKAAADTLEFERAADLRDQLKYIDETVESQRVLSKDTTPRDLFNYYLDKGWMTVEVFFLRQARLIRQFKRTFSVVGTEDEEMMNFIQQFYAQRNIQKPHEVLVPHGINIAALTEILAVSVRIPVRGEKRDLMDLAKKNARIALEEKFRLMQLNEKKTTGAMMEITDALKIPMGHRIEAFDHSHTQGVEIVSAMVVFDDGVPNKDLYRKYKIKSVNHADEWAETQEVIRRRYSRLLKENGKMPDLILMDGGEIQLHAAKEVLEDELNLHVPIAAMVKNDKHKTADLIDGKTEKIVILDKQSEGFFLIQRVQEEVHRFAINFHRQLRSKNSLASRLDNIQGVGPKTRQKLLREFGSLPKITAASVDDLMMIGVNEKLARVIHLSLQAGQ, from the coding sequence ATGCTAGCAAATCCATCAAAACACATTGAACAAAAACTCGCGTTGCTTCCAGCAGAACCTGGGTCATACCAAATGAAAGATCAGAATGGCAAAATTATTTATGTCGGCAAGGCTAAAAATTTAAAAAATCGGGTACGATCTTATTTTAAACAAGAACACAATGGTAAAACAGCTGAACTTGTTCAAAATATTGTTGATTTTGAATTTATTGTCACAAATTCCGATAAAGAAGCTTTTCTGTTAGAAAATGAGTTAATTAAAAAGTATAAGCCATATTACAACATCCGCTTAAAATATGGCACAGGTTACCCTTATATTAAAATTACTAAAGAACGTGATCCTAAAATGGCACTGGTTAATGAAGTTAAAAAAGACGGTGGTTTTTATTTTGGACCTTATCCAAACGTTTATGCAGCACAAGAAACGCTACGGTTTTTAGAAAAAAATTATCCCTTGCGTCGTTGCAATGGCTATCAGGGTCGACCATGTTTGTACTACAATATGGGGCAATGCTTAGGACCTTGTTGGCATGAGGTGTCAAAACAGGATTATGACGAACAAATAGATCGCATTAAACATTTTTTGGATGGTGACACAACAACAGTTAAGAAGGCTATTGCTGAAAAAATGAAGGCTGCCGCTGATACCTTAGAATTTGAACGTGCGGCAGATTTAAGAGACCAATTGAAGTATATTGATGAAACTGTCGAAAGTCAACGTGTTTTGTCTAAAGATACAACACCTAGAGATTTATTCAATTACTATTTGGATAAAGGTTGGATGACAGTTGAAGTTTTTTTCTTAAGGCAAGCGCGCTTGATTAGGCAATTTAAACGGACATTTTCAGTTGTGGGTACAGAAGATGAAGAAATGATGAATTTCATTCAGCAATTTTACGCACAACGTAATATTCAAAAACCACATGAAGTTCTTGTGCCCCATGGTATAAATATTGCTGCCTTAACTGAAATTTTGGCAGTATCAGTGCGTATACCAGTACGTGGCGAAAAACGTGATTTAATGGATTTAGCAAAAAAAAATGCACGCATCGCTTTAGAAGAAAAATTCCGGCTTATGCAATTAAATGAGAAAAAGACAACTGGTGCGATGATGGAAATTACCGATGCACTTAAAATTCCGATGGGACATCGTATTGAGGCTTTTGATCACTCACATACACAAGGTGTTGAAATTGTTAGTGCAATGGTTGTTTTTGATGATGGCGTGCCGAATAAAGATTTATATCGTAAATACAAAATTAAATCTGTTAATCACGCAGATGAGTGGGCCGAAACACAGGAAGTTATTCGCCGGCGCTATTCTCGTCTACTAAAAGAAAATGGTAAGATGCCAGATTTGATTTTGATGGATGGTGGTGAAATTCAATTACATGCCGCTAAAGAAGTGTTAGAAGACGAATTGAATTTGCATGTTCCAATTGCGGCGATGGTCAAAAATGACAAGCATAAAACAGCTGACTTAATTGATGGTAAAACTGAAAAAATAGTTATTCTTGATAAACAGTCAGAAGGATTCTTTTTAATTCAACGTGTGCAAGAAGAGGTACATCGATTTGCTATCAACTTTCATCGGCAACTAAGGTCAAAAAATTCACTTGCCTCAAGACTGGATAATATTCAAGGTGTTGGACCTAAAACACGTCAGAAATTGTTGCGAGAATTCGGTTCATTGCCAAAAATAACAGCAGCAAGCGTAGATGATTTAATGATGATAGGTGTTAATGAAAAACTTGCGCGTGTGATACATTTAAGTTTGCAGGCGGGACAGTGA
- the nrdG gene encoding anaerobic ribonucleoside-triphosphate reductase activating protein, translated as MSSKLANGITVPESKEWQSADLSLNYVADYKPFIMVDGPGVRCSIYLSGCKFLCPGCYNVVAQNFHYGTAYTQELEDQIVADLSHSYVQGLTLLGGEPFLNTAVALKLTRRIRAEFGHTKDIWSWTGYTWDELMAETADKKALLQEIDVLVDGRFVQALMNLKLRFKGSSNQRIIDVPESLVKKEIVLWTDEYEN; from the coding sequence ATGTCAAGTAAATTAGCAAATGGCATCACAGTACCAGAGAGTAAAGAGTGGCAATCAGCTGATTTGTCGCTTAACTATGTTGCTGACTACAAGCCCTTTATTATGGTTGATGGTCCAGGTGTGCGGTGTTCAATATACTTATCAGGTTGTAAGTTTTTATGCCCAGGTTGTTATAATGTTGTTGCGCAAAACTTTCATTACGGTACGGCATATACACAAGAACTTGAAGATCAGATCGTTGCTGATTTAAGCCACTCCTATGTTCAAGGGCTAACGTTATTAGGCGGTGAACCTTTCTTGAATACAGCTGTTGCTCTGAAATTAACAAGACGTATACGTGCGGAGTTCGGACATACGAAAGATATTTGGTCCTGGACAGGCTATACGTGGGATGAATTAATGGCCGAAACGGCTGACAAAAAGGCATTATTGCAAGAAATTGATGTCTTAGTGGATGGCCGTTTTGTGCAAGCATTAATGAATTTAAAGTTGCGATTTAAGGGATCATCCAACCAACGTATTATTGATGTACCTGAATCACTAGTGAAAAAAGAGATTGTTTTGTGGACGGATGAGTATGAGAATTGA
- a CDS encoding CTP synthase, giving the protein MADKQVKYIFVTGGVVSSLGKGIVAASLGRLLKNRGLKLAIQKLDPYINIDPGTMSPYQHGETFVTGDGLETDLDMGHYERFMDINTNMYSNVTTGRIYSEVLAKERRGDYNGGTVQVIPHITDAIKDKMKKAAQSTDADVVIVEVGGTVGDIESLPFIEALRQMKSDLGSENVFYIHTSLIVYLTAAGEAKTKPTQHSVAQLRSLGIQPDMIVLRTSAPLEESLIKKISTFTDVSPEAVVESRDVETLYEIPLNLQAQGMDDVVLNKLQIDAPKADMVDWSKMIEGIKNPKRSVKIAVVGKYTDLPDAYISVNEALKHGGYAQEADVTIKHIKSETVTADNVKVLLAGVDGIMVPGGFGERGTEGKIEAIRYARESNIPFLGVCLGMQLASVEFARHVLGYADANSTELNPETTAPIIDLMKDQQDIENLGGTLRLGLYPAMLVPNTLTAKAYGNVAEIEQRHRHRYEFNTTYRQEFESAGIIFSATSPDDRLMEVIEYPKNDFFVAAQYHPEFLSRPERPEGLYRDFIGAALQHEA; this is encoded by the coding sequence ATGGCAGATAAGCAAGTTAAGTATATTTTTGTAACCGGTGGCGTGGTGTCATCATTGGGCAAGGGCATTGTGGCTGCGTCACTTGGTCGATTGCTAAAAAACCGTGGGTTAAAGTTGGCGATTCAAAAATTAGATCCATACATTAATATTGATCCTGGAACAATGTCACCGTATCAACATGGCGAAACATTTGTAACTGGTGATGGGCTAGAGACTGATTTGGATATGGGCCATTATGAACGTTTTATGGATATTAATACGAATATGTATTCGAATGTTACAACAGGACGTATTTATTCAGAAGTATTAGCCAAAGAACGCCGTGGTGACTACAATGGTGGGACCGTTCAAGTTATTCCACATATTACAGACGCAATTAAAGATAAAATGAAAAAAGCTGCACAATCAACAGATGCTGATGTTGTTATTGTTGAAGTTGGTGGGACAGTTGGTGATATTGAAAGTTTGCCATTCATTGAAGCGTTACGTCAAATGAAGTCTGATCTTGGTAGTGAAAATGTGTTTTATATTCATACGAGTTTGATTGTTTATCTGACAGCGGCTGGTGAAGCTAAAACAAAGCCAACACAGCATTCTGTTGCACAGTTAAGATCATTAGGCATTCAACCTGATATGATCGTTTTGCGTACTTCAGCACCTCTAGAAGAGAGCTTGATAAAGAAAATTTCAACTTTTACAGACGTGAGTCCAGAAGCAGTAGTTGAGTCTCGCGATGTTGAAACACTCTACGAAATACCACTGAATCTACAAGCGCAAGGTATGGATGATGTTGTTTTAAATAAGTTACAAATTGATGCGCCTAAAGCTGATATGGTTGACTGGTCAAAAATGATTGAAGGCATCAAGAATCCAAAAAGGTCAGTTAAGATAGCTGTAGTTGGTAAGTATACAGATTTGCCAGATGCGTATATTTCTGTTAATGAGGCACTTAAGCATGGCGGCTATGCACAAGAAGCAGATGTGACTATTAAGCACATTAAGTCGGAAACTGTAACAGCTGATAATGTGAAAGTATTACTTGCAGGTGTCGATGGTATCATGGTGCCGGGCGGATTTGGTGAGCGCGGGACAGAAGGCAAAATTGAAGCGATTCGCTATGCACGTGAATCTAATATACCTTTCTTAGGCGTGTGCTTAGGTATGCAGTTGGCTTCAGTTGAATTTGCACGACACGTTTTGGGTTATGCAGATGCGAATTCAACTGAATTAAATCCTGAAACGACAGCACCAATTATTGATTTGATGAAAGATCAACAAGATATTGAAAACCTAGGTGGTACATTAAGATTAGGTCTTTATCCGGCCATGTTGGTTCCAAATACATTGACAGCCAAAGCATATGGTAACGTGGCAGAAATTGAACAACGTCATCGTCATCGTTATGAATTCAACACAACGTATCGTCAAGAGTTTGAATCTGCAGGAATTATATTTTCAGCAACATCACCAGATGATCGTTTAATGGAAGTTATTGAGTATCCAAAGAATGATTTCTTTGTGGCAGCACAATATCATCCAGAATTTTTATCTCGCCCGGAACGTCCAGAAGGATTGTATCGTGATTTTATCGGTGCAGCTTTGCAACATGAAGCCTGA
- the obgE gene encoding GTPase ObgE gives MAFVDQAEIEVKAGKGGDGIVSFRHEKFVAMGGPFGGDGGRGGSIIFKVDEGLRTLMDFRYNRHFKAQPGGNGGTKGMTGASSEDRYIKVPQGTTVKDADTGEVLGDLLENGQELLVAQGGRGGRGNIHFATSANPAPELSENGEPGIIRNLKLELKVLADVGLVGFPSAGKSTLLSVVSNAKPKVAAYHFTTLSPNIGMVRLDDERDFVMADLPGLIEGASQGIGLGFQFLRHVERTKVVLHLVDMSGVEGTDPYTQYRKILDELQQYDETILDRPQIVVPTKMDMPDSDENLAKFQKEIAAESGLPVQPMIVPISALTREGTQELMRLTADMLATAPAPESYRTVDETITSEKTYDFKPENHDFTIVWSEESEQWIIGGSEVEKLFLMTNIQRDATIMRFGRQLRHMGVDDALRKAGAKDGDDIRISDSDFVFEFSD, from the coding sequence ATGGCATTCGTAGATCAAGCAGAAATTGAAGTAAAAGCCGGAAAAGGTGGTGACGGTATTGTTTCATTCCGTCATGAAAAATTCGTAGCAATGGGTGGACCATTTGGTGGCGATGGTGGCCGTGGTGGTTCAATCATTTTTAAAGTGGATGAGGGACTTCGGACATTGATGGATTTCCGGTACAACCGTCATTTCAAGGCCCAGCCTGGTGGCAATGGTGGTACAAAGGGTATGACAGGCGCTTCTTCTGAAGATCGCTATATTAAAGTACCACAGGGAACAACCGTTAAAGATGCAGATACTGGTGAAGTATTAGGTGATTTACTTGAAAACGGGCAGGAACTTTTGGTGGCTCAGGGCGGCCGTGGTGGCCGTGGTAATATTCACTTTGCTACGTCTGCAAATCCAGCGCCTGAATTATCAGAAAATGGTGAACCAGGAATTATTCGGAACTTGAAATTAGAATTAAAAGTCTTGGCCGATGTTGGTTTGGTAGGTTTTCCGTCAGCAGGTAAATCAACTTTGCTGTCTGTCGTTTCAAATGCCAAACCAAAAGTTGCGGCATATCATTTTACAACGTTGTCACCAAATATTGGCATGGTACGTTTAGATGACGAACGAGATTTCGTTATGGCGGATTTGCCTGGATTAATCGAAGGTGCATCACAAGGTATTGGATTAGGATTTCAATTTTTACGACATGTAGAACGAACGAAAGTTGTTCTACATTTAGTTGACATGTCAGGCGTTGAAGGAACGGATCCTTATACACAATACCGTAAAATATTGGATGAATTACAACAATATGATGAAACAATTTTAGATCGACCACAAATTGTTGTGCCAACGAAGATGGACATGCCAGACTCTGATGAAAATCTAGCAAAGTTTCAAAAAGAAATTGCTGCTGAATCTGGACTTCCGGTTCAACCAATGATTGTACCTATTTCAGCTTTGACTAGAGAGGGGACACAAGAGTTGATGAGATTAACAGCAGATATGTTGGCAACAGCTCCTGCACCTGAAAGTTATCGCACAGTAGATGAGACGATTACTAGCGAAAAGACATATGACTTTAAGCCAGAAAATCATGACTTTACTATTGTGTGGTCTGAAGAGAGTGAGCAGTGGATCATTGGTGGTTCAGAAGTTGAGAAACTATTCTTGATGACTAATATCCAACGTGACGCTACAATTATGCGCTTTGGTCGCCAGCTGCGACATATGGGTGTTGATGATGCACTGCGTAAAGCAGGTGCTAAAGATGGCGATGATATTCGTATTAGTGACTCGGACTTTGTATTTGAATTTAGTGATTAA
- the alsS gene encoding acetolactate synthase AlsS → MSEQKYGADIVTDSLVNHGVDLVFGIPGAKIDRLFETLEHPKSGQKVPKLIVARHEQNAAFMAQAFARITGKTGVVIATSGPGVGNLVTGLMTASAESDSVVAIGGQVPRRDLYRLTHQSTNSIALFNPITNFSSEIQDPNNISEILANAFAAANGAKKGAAFVSLPQDIDDAPVDVEALAQVPMAKQGAASLSDLDWLAGKIKQAKLPVLLVGARASDDESVTALHKLLNQVSLPVVETFQGAGVISRDLEETSYFGRIGLFRNQTGDKLLQQSDLVITLGYDAIEYEPRNWNKENTLNIVALDTTPVQIDNNFVPQRQLIGDLSQSIDLLTERINGYQLPDASQKILHDLKTDLRLSNEPTYTPAEGNLNHPLTVIKSIQTHVTDDMTVSTDIGSHYIWMARHFKSYVARHFLISNGMQTLGVGLPWAMTAAMVRPNAKSVSVSGDGGFFFSAMELETAVRLNLNTVHIVWNDNAHYDMVKFQEEMKYNGESAGVNFGNIDLVKYAEAFGAKGLRVTTPADLDAVLDEAFATKGPVVVDIPVDYSHNYELGSQLIHGEG, encoded by the coding sequence ATGTCAGAACAAAAGTATGGTGCAGATATTGTCACAGATAGTTTGGTCAATCATGGGGTTGACTTGGTATTTGGTATTCCTGGTGCAAAAATAGATCGTTTATTTGAAACATTAGAACATCCGAAGTCAGGTCAAAAGGTGCCTAAGTTAATTGTCGCACGTCATGAACAGAATGCTGCTTTTATGGCGCAGGCTTTTGCTCGTATTACAGGTAAAACGGGCGTTGTAATTGCGACTTCTGGTCCAGGCGTTGGTAATCTTGTCACAGGATTAATGACAGCAAGCGCTGAAAGCGACTCTGTTGTTGCTATTGGTGGGCAAGTACCACGAAGAGATCTTTATCGTTTGACACATCAATCAACGAACTCTATTGCTTTATTTAATCCAATTACAAATTTCAGTTCAGAGATACAAGATCCAAACAATATTTCAGAAATCTTGGCAAATGCTTTTGCAGCTGCTAATGGGGCCAAAAAAGGTGCGGCGTTTGTATCATTGCCACAAGATATTGATGATGCACCAGTTGATGTTGAGGCTTTGGCACAAGTACCAATGGCTAAACAAGGTGCCGCCTCATTATCTGATTTAGATTGGTTAGCTGGAAAAATCAAACAAGCTAAGTTACCTGTTTTGCTGGTAGGTGCACGTGCATCAGATGATGAATCTGTTACGGCTTTGCATAAGCTACTTAATCAAGTTTCTTTGCCAGTTGTAGAGACGTTCCAAGGTGCTGGTGTTATCTCACGTGACTTAGAAGAGACATCATATTTTGGTAGAATTGGTTTGTTCCGTAATCAAACTGGTGATAAGTTGTTGCAACAATCTGACTTGGTGATTACTTTAGGCTATGATGCTATTGAATATGAACCACGTAACTGGAATAAAGAAAACACCTTAAATATTGTGGCATTGGATACAACACCAGTACAAATTGATAATAACTTTGTACCTCAACGCCAACTCATTGGTGATTTGTCACAAAGTATTGACTTATTAACAGAACGTATCAATGGTTATCAATTGCCAGATGCCAGTCAAAAAATCTTGCATGACCTGAAAACAGACCTCCGTCTGTCAAATGAGCCAACGTACACACCGGCTGAAGGTAATTTAAATCACCCATTGACAGTTATTAAATCAATTCAAACACATGTAACAGATGATATGACAGTTTCAACAGATATTGGATCACATTATATATGGATGGCACGTCATTTCAAATCATATGTTGCGCGTCACTTTTTAATTTCAAATGGGATGCAGACATTAGGCGTGGGTTTGCCATGGGCAATGACTGCAGCGATGGTTCGTCCAAATGCTAAGTCAGTTTCAGTTTCAGGTGATGGTGGTTTCTTCTTTTCAGCAATGGAATTAGAAACGGCTGTACGTTTGAATCTAAATACTGTTCACATTGTGTGGAACGATAATGCACATTATGATATGGTGAAATTCCAAGAAGAAATGAAATATAATGGCGAATCTGCCGGTGTTAATTTTGGAAATATTGATTTAGTTAAATATGCAGAAGCATTTGGCGCTAAAGGATTAAGAGTGACGACACCAGCTGATTTAGATGCTGTTTTAGATGAAGCATTTGCAACCAAGGGGCCAGTTGTGGTGGATATTCCAGTTGACTATTCTCACAACTATGAATTAGGTTCACAATTGATTCATGGTGAAGGTTAA